Proteins encoded by one window of Listeria cossartiae subsp. cossartiae:
- a CDS encoding DUF2200 domain-containing protein: MKKPRIYTMSFASVYPLYIQKVEKKDRTKEEVDEIIFWLTGYDQASLQQAIDQEIDFETFFNQAPKMNPNASLITGVICGYRVEEIEDKLMQQIRYLDKLVDELAKGKKMEKILRK, encoded by the coding sequence ATGAAAAAACCAAGAATCTACACAATGTCATTCGCTAGTGTATACCCTCTTTACATACAAAAAGTGGAGAAAAAAGACCGCACAAAAGAAGAAGTGGACGAAATTATTTTCTGGCTAACAGGCTACGACCAAGCATCCTTACAACAAGCTATCGATCAAGAAATTGATTTCGAAACCTTTTTCAACCAAGCTCCAAAAATGAACCCCAATGCTTCTTTGATTACCGGAGTTATTTGCGGCTACCGGGTGGAAGAAATTGAAGATAAACTGATGCAACAAATTCGCTATTTGGATAAATTAGTTGATGAACTCGCAAAAGGGAAAAAGATGGAGAAAATTTTACGAAAATAA
- a CDS encoding polysaccharide pyruvyl transferase family protein: MRPTNVYMPEDLYLKDRTGFNNGNLAYQYSIYRALWNDDVEIHADGLSSNPNLAEKINENYDLYVMPLADAFRDDFRPILRNYTQLIRKLKIPVVVTGVGLRANYEPQLDEGFAFDEDVTNFVKAVLEKSAQIGVRGQITADYLKKLGFNDDLDFRVIGCPSLYTFGREIKIRDLHLTHQSSIAINASPTSSETAIQFLNNLITTYKDYHFIPQHLDEFHLMYAGGPDITSDIKGYPTNIEHKYYQEGRVKYFTSMPSWYDFVKNIDFSIGSRLHGNVIPTIVGTPNISFVQDARMRELASYHALPHVTIDELKKISNMQELLGKVDLKSAEKVQAQNFDNYIDFLDTNGLNHIYKHDKNRKSAPMDELIQSINFPTSPEVISTLNPTEMLNRVKFSANLLKERHDFSTKYRVNLVNNQLTQLKKTTADQNKKHQEKNKHLENELKQAEQKLQLTTNKNNELTNKIKHYQGTLNRKSVKMTLKVVNSLADVKKKVSKS, from the coding sequence ATGCGACCCACGAATGTATACATGCCGGAAGACCTCTATTTAAAAGATCGGACAGGTTTTAACAACGGCAACCTTGCTTATCAATACAGTATTTATCGAGCTTTATGGAATGACGATGTAGAAATACACGCAGATGGGCTGTCATCTAACCCTAACCTCGCAGAAAAAATCAATGAAAATTACGACCTCTATGTTATGCCTTTAGCAGACGCGTTTCGAGATGACTTCAGGCCCATACTCCGCAATTACACCCAACTTATACGCAAATTAAAAATCCCCGTCGTCGTCACGGGCGTAGGCTTACGAGCGAATTACGAACCACAACTAGATGAGGGTTTTGCTTTTGATGAAGATGTTACTAACTTTGTAAAAGCAGTCTTAGAAAAATCAGCTCAAATTGGAGTCCGCGGACAAATTACTGCTGATTACCTAAAAAAGCTAGGCTTTAATGATGACCTCGACTTTCGAGTAATTGGTTGTCCTTCCCTTTATACATTCGGACGAGAAATAAAAATAAGAGACTTACACTTAACACATCAATCCTCCATCGCGATTAACGCATCTCCAACCTCTTCAGAAACTGCTATCCAATTCTTAAACAATCTGATTACTACATACAAAGACTATCACTTTATCCCCCAACACCTAGACGAATTCCATTTAATGTACGCTGGTGGCCCAGATATTACTAGCGATATCAAAGGTTATCCCACAAATATCGAACATAAATATTATCAAGAAGGCCGCGTGAAATACTTTACTAGCATGCCTAGTTGGTATGATTTCGTGAAAAATATTGATTTTAGTATTGGTTCTCGCTTGCATGGCAACGTTATTCCTACAATCGTCGGAACACCTAATATCTCATTTGTACAAGATGCCCGAATGCGCGAACTAGCTTCCTATCACGCCCTTCCTCACGTCACAATTGACGAACTAAAGAAAATCAGCAACATGCAAGAATTACTCGGTAAAGTCGATCTAAAATCTGCTGAAAAAGTGCAAGCGCAGAATTTCGATAATTACATTGATTTCTTAGATACAAATGGGCTAAATCACATCTATAAACACGACAAAAACAGAAAATCTGCCCCAATGGACGAACTTATTCAATCCATTAATTTCCCCACTAGCCCAGAAGTCATTTCCACATTAAATCCAACAGAGATGCTAAATCGAGTAAAATTTTCTGCCAATCTATTAAAAGAAAGGCATGATTTTAGCACCAAATACCGAGTCAACCTCGTTAATAACCAACTTACCCAACTGAAAAAAACTACCGCGGACCAAAACAAAAAACACCAAGAAAAAAATAAACACTTAGAAAACGAACTTAAACAAGCCGAACAAAAATTACAACTTACAACAAATAAAAATAATGAACTAACGAACAAAATCAAACATTATCAAGGGACTTTAAATCGAAAATCCGTAAAAATGACCTTAAAGGTTGTTAACTCACTAGCAGACGTTAAAAAGAAAGTTTCCAAAAGCTGA
- the chiB gene encoding chitinase ChiB: MKKLFSITSVVLLVLSLVVVSIGAQPKRAKAVENVPQYRNVMYYGDWSIWGGEGNFYPKDIPADQITHLNFAFLDFNSNGDLVFTDKDAAVGAPVGQEGVQWGGANAGVLNAIQDLRAQNPNLKIGVSVGGWSKSGDFSTVAADPTKRANFVKNVMKFVKYTNMDFVDLDWEYPASVRDADLVDNKNDEGTPNAKPADKQNFITLLQDLRTALDKQGVDINKKYELSVALPAAKSTLENGIDVANLFKVVDFANVMTYDLNGAWTPNSAHHTALYGNPKDPNYDSGFSVDQTVKYLKEKGAVSNKIVVGAAFYTRGWNKVAAGTDTALPGLFQAAEKTNKDADGSLTYGANNENPIKTGDGGRAGGVWTYRSIDALKAKTPTLKEYWDDTAKAPYLYSKETGEFYTYDNTRSIGYKAQYVKDNNLGGMISWMQSQDKTTTSTKRDELTKAIKSGLFGTSAIPQNTITYANLNVVATVKPYSENGVGYEITITNNEKADETNEVLKSTELSFETVKLPKFYIPVKAGETLTAGDYKAGTVTTSGGNTVVDLASVYDAQQIPQGASYTFRLKSSASSVDVNNISKIDLTQRMVKSSVEFGKQTIFGGGTVVPDPSDTEAPTVPKALASSNVTDKAATLTWTASTDNKAVAGYKVYRNGTEVGSVSGTTFTDSGLTAKTAYTYTVKAYDAAGNFSAASSALTVTTLDAATPPATPAWDTAKTYNKGDRVSYKGQTYEAQWWTQGNEPGAEQWGPWLLIN, translated from the coding sequence ATGAAAAAGCTTTTTAGTATTACTTCTGTTGTGTTGTTAGTTTTATCGTTAGTGGTTGTATCGATTGGTGCACAGCCAAAACGGGCGAAAGCGGTTGAAAATGTGCCACAGTATCGAAATGTAATGTATTATGGTGATTGGTCGATTTGGGGAGGAGAAGGGAACTTTTACCCGAAAGATATTCCGGCTGATCAAATAACGCATTTGAATTTTGCTTTTCTGGATTTTAATAGTAACGGGGATTTAGTTTTTACTGATAAAGATGCTGCTGTTGGGGCGCCTGTTGGGCAAGAGGGAGTTCAATGGGGCGGAGCAAATGCCGGCGTTTTGAATGCGATTCAAGATTTGCGCGCTCAAAATCCGAATTTGAAAATAGGGGTTTCAGTTGGAGGCTGGTCTAAGTCGGGAGATTTCTCGACAGTTGCAGCAGATCCAACAAAACGGGCTAACTTTGTGAAAAATGTGATGAAGTTTGTGAAATATACCAATATGGATTTTGTTGATTTGGACTGGGAATATCCTGCTTCGGTACGGGACGCTGACCTTGTTGATAATAAAAACGATGAAGGCACGCCAAATGCAAAACCTGCGGACAAACAAAACTTTATTACACTTTTACAAGATTTAAGAACTGCTTTGGATAAACAAGGCGTGGATATTAACAAGAAATACGAATTATCGGTTGCTTTACCAGCTGCAAAATCTACTTTAGAAAATGGGATTGATGTAGCGAATTTGTTTAAAGTAGTCGATTTTGCGAATGTGATGACGTATGACTTAAATGGTGCATGGACACCGAATAGTGCGCATCATACAGCGCTTTACGGCAATCCGAAAGACCCGAATTATGATAGTGGATTTTCCGTGGATCAAACCGTGAAATACTTAAAAGAAAAGGGAGCAGTTTCGAATAAAATTGTTGTTGGGGCAGCATTTTATACTCGAGGCTGGAATAAAGTAGCTGCTGGAACGGATACGGCATTGCCAGGACTTTTCCAAGCTGCTGAAAAAACGAATAAAGATGCGGATGGCTCGCTTACTTATGGGGCAAACAACGAAAACCCAATTAAAACTGGTGATGGGGGCCGTGCTGGCGGAGTTTGGACGTATAGAAGTATCGATGCGCTAAAAGCTAAAACGCCAACATTGAAAGAATATTGGGATGATACTGCCAAAGCGCCGTATCTTTATAGTAAGGAAACTGGGGAGTTTTACACATATGACAATACGCGCTCGATTGGCTATAAGGCACAATATGTAAAAGATAATAATCTTGGTGGGATGATTTCTTGGATGCAGTCGCAGGATAAAACAACGACTTCAACTAAGCGCGATGAACTCACAAAGGCGATTAAATCAGGATTATTTGGTACTAGCGCTATCCCGCAAAATACAATCACTTATGCGAATTTAAATGTGGTAGCGACAGTGAAACCTTATAGCGAAAATGGGGTCGGATACGAAATTACAATTACCAATAATGAAAAAGCGGATGAAACAAATGAAGTCTTGAAATCAACCGAGCTATCGTTTGAAACAGTGAAATTACCTAAGTTTTATATTCCGGTAAAAGCGGGCGAAACGCTAACTGCTGGAGATTATAAAGCAGGTACTGTTACTACTTCAGGTGGCAATACAGTAGTTGATTTAGCTTCTGTATACGACGCGCAACAAATTCCGCAAGGCGCATCTTATACGTTCCGTTTAAAATCGAGTGCATCTAGTGTGGATGTAAATAATATTTCTAAAATTGATTTAACGCAACGAATGGTAAAATCGAGTGTCGAATTTGGTAAACAAACGATTTTTGGCGGAGGAACTGTTGTACCTGATCCAAGCGATACAGAAGCTCCAACCGTACCAAAAGCACTCGCATCTTCTAATGTAACCGATAAAGCTGCTACGCTAACGTGGACAGCTTCAACGGACAATAAAGCGGTGGCTGGATATAAAGTGTACCGAAACGGGACCGAAGTTGGCTCTGTTTCAGGAACTACTTTTACAGATAGTGGCTTAACTGCAAAAACAGCGTACACTTACACAGTAAAAGCATATGATGCGGCTGGGAACTTCTCGGCGGCAAGCTCGGCCTTAACTGTGACAACGCTTGACGCGGCAACACCACCAGCAACTCCAGCATGGGACACTGCTAAAACGTACAATAAGGGAGACAGGGTTTCTTACAAAGGGCAAACATATGAAGCACAGTGGTGGACACAAGGGAACGAGCCGGGAGCTGAACAATGGGGCCCGTGGCTTTTGATTAATTAA
- a CDS encoding nitroreductase family protein — MTYLNNDFEDLMKNRRSIREYDETVKISQEEMKAILEDAVTAPSSVNMQPWRFVVVESDAGKEKLNSLVRFNTRQNESSSAMILVFGDLQNFENGEKIYGESVERGLMPAEVKEQQMAKLSQYFEAIPRSEAERVVLIDGGLVAMQLMLVARAHGYDTNPIGGFERTEVAEAFNMDPERYVPVMIVSIGKAKNSGYQSYRLPITDVTSFA; from the coding sequence ATGACTTATTTAAATAATGATTTTGAAGACTTAATGAAAAACCGCCGCTCGATTCGGGAATACGATGAAACGGTGAAAATTAGCCAAGAGGAAATGAAAGCTATTTTAGAGGACGCGGTAACTGCTCCTTCGTCTGTAAACATGCAGCCATGGCGCTTTGTAGTTGTAGAAAGTGATGCGGGTAAAGAAAAATTAAATTCGTTAGTTCGCTTTAATACCCGTCAAAACGAATCTTCTTCCGCGATGATTTTAGTTTTCGGTGATTTACAAAACTTCGAAAACGGCGAAAAAATCTACGGAGAATCAGTGGAACGAGGCTTGATGCCAGCAGAAGTGAAAGAACAACAAATGGCGAAATTAAGCCAGTATTTTGAAGCGATTCCCCGCTCAGAAGCAGAACGCGTAGTACTTATTGACGGCGGACTTGTAGCAATGCAGTTAATGCTCGTTGCTCGTGCGCACGGTTATGATACAAATCCAATCGGCGGTTTTGAACGCACAGAAGTTGCAGAAGCTTTTAATATGGATCCAGAACGTTATGTGCCAGTGATGATCGTTTCTATCGGAAAAGCAAAAAATTCCGGTTATCAGTCTTATCGATTGCCGATTACTGATGTTACGAGTTTTGCTTAA
- a CDS encoding DUF3130 domain-containing protein, producing the protein MREIKVDERTFQQHATKLASKSSGSYLPLKNGNMAYSRANSIDQLRLALIELVDVVEDFQHVTKQDASRLKKMGIAYAKQDQVMGQKINQLEVR; encoded by the coding sequence ATGAGAGAAATAAAAGTCGATGAAAGAACCTTCCAACAACATGCAACTAAATTGGCAAGTAAAAGTTCGGGAAGCTATTTGCCATTAAAAAACGGGAACATGGCGTATTCCAGAGCCAATTCAATTGATCAATTACGCTTGGCATTGATTGAGTTGGTGGATGTCGTGGAAGATTTCCAACACGTGACCAAACAAGATGCGAGTCGGTTAAAGAAAATGGGTATTGCCTATGCCAAGCAAGACCAGGTCATGGGACAAAAAATCAATCAATTGGAGGTGCGTTAA
- a CDS encoding putative quinol monooxygenase, producing the protein MLHIEARMTIKKEQTEAFLQATKEVIAASQEEAGNHGYELVQSTENETVFYMLEKWADMDAIQQHNDSEHFKKFQKAAANFVAKELEISVLTPLAR; encoded by the coding sequence ATGTTGCATATTGAAGCGCGAATGACGATAAAAAAAGAGCAAACCGAAGCTTTTTTGCAGGCTACTAAGGAAGTTATCGCCGCGTCACAAGAAGAAGCAGGAAATCACGGTTATGAATTAGTGCAATCGACGGAAAACGAAACAGTTTTTTATATGTTAGAAAAATGGGCGGATATGGATGCCATTCAACAACATAATGACAGCGAGCATTTCAAAAAATTTCAGAAAGCCGCAGCCAATTTTGTTGCTAAAGAACTTGAAATTTCAGTGTTAACGCCACTTGCGAGATAA
- a CDS encoding ArsR/SmtB family transcription factor codes for MKKLNELSKSDLLLIFQALSDPIRLDIFLCLLKNKEKRFSGTTYNISKSTMSHHIKLLKEAQLINLRKEGTTHIYSVNEELVDAIGYFFDTCKNKQQ; via the coding sequence ATGAAAAAGTTAAATGAACTCTCAAAATCAGATTTATTATTAATTTTCCAAGCATTAAGCGATCCAATCCGTCTTGATATTTTCCTATGTTTACTGAAAAACAAAGAGAAGCGATTCTCTGGCACAACTTACAATATCTCCAAATCCACCATGTCACACCACATTAAACTGCTTAAAGAAGCACAACTGATTAATTTAAGAAAGGAAGGGACAACGCATATTTATTCGGTGAACGAAGAATTAGTGGACGCAATTGGCTACTTCTTTGATACGTGCAAAAACAAACAGCAATAA
- a CDS encoding DUF956 family protein, whose protein sequence is MVQSINTKVDLTIDATAYTGLTDYGKIMIGDKGFEFFNSRDVRKFVQIPWEEVDQVIVSVMLKGKWIPRYAIKTKRNGTYTFASKKPKEVLRKIRVYVDPANMVSSLSFFDVMKRSFRSIFSKKKNKNK, encoded by the coding sequence TTGGTTCAATCGATTAATACAAAGGTAGACTTAACAATAGATGCCACCGCGTATACTGGACTTACAGATTACGGGAAAATTATGATTGGCGACAAAGGTTTTGAATTTTTCAACTCACGTGATGTGCGGAAATTCGTCCAAATTCCTTGGGAAGAAGTAGATCAAGTTATCGTATCCGTTATGCTAAAAGGCAAGTGGATTCCTCGCTACGCCATTAAAACAAAGCGCAACGGCACATACACATTTGCTTCTAAAAAGCCTAAAGAAGTTTTACGTAAAATACGAGTTTATGTCGACCCAGCCAATATGGTGAGCTCGCTCAGTTTCTTTGACGTTATGAAGCGCTCGTTTCGGTCGATATTTAGCAAGAAGAAAAACAAAAATAAATAA
- a CDS encoding PTS system mannose/fructose/sorbose family transporter subunit IID — protein sequence MAEKIELSKRDRLRVAWRSTFIQGSWNYERMQNGGWAFSMIPAIKKLYKTKEDRSQALKRHLEFFNTHPYIASPILGVTLALEEERANGAEVDDVAIQGVKVGMMGPLAGVGDPVFWFTIRPMLGALGASLALSGNILGPILFFVAWNVIRWGFMWYTQEFGYKAGSKITDDLSGGLLQDITKGASILGMFVLAALVQRWVNIQFAPIISKVKLDEGAYIDWSHLPQGAQGIKTALEQQQAGLALSEIKVTTLQNNLDNLIPGLAAVALTFLCMWLLKKKISPIIIILGLFVVGIVGHLIGLL from the coding sequence ATGGCAGAAAAAATCGAATTATCAAAGAGAGACCGTCTACGCGTAGCATGGCGCTCTACGTTCATTCAAGGTTCATGGAACTACGAACGTATGCAAAATGGTGGCTGGGCATTCTCTATGATTCCCGCTATTAAAAAATTATATAAAACTAAAGAAGATCGTTCGCAAGCTCTAAAACGTCACTTAGAATTCTTTAATACACATCCATATATTGCATCTCCAATTCTTGGGGTAACACTTGCACTGGAAGAAGAACGTGCAAATGGTGCAGAAGTCGATGATGTAGCAATTCAAGGGGTTAAAGTTGGTATGATGGGACCTCTAGCTGGTGTTGGTGACCCAGTATTCTGGTTTACAATTCGTCCAATGTTAGGAGCATTAGGTGCTTCTCTTGCCTTGAGTGGAAACATTCTTGGACCAATTTTATTCTTCGTTGCTTGGAACGTAATCCGTTGGGGCTTCATGTGGTATACACAAGAATTCGGCTACAAAGCTGGTTCGAAAATTACTGATGACCTTTCTGGTGGATTACTACAAGACATTACAAAAGGTGCTTCGATACTCGGGATGTTCGTCCTCGCCGCCTTGGTGCAGAGATGGGTAAATATCCAGTTTGCGCCAATTATCTCGAAAGTTAAACTTGATGAAGGTGCGTATATTGATTGGAGTCATCTTCCACAAGGCGCTCAAGGTATCAAAACTGCGTTAGAACAACAACAAGCAGGTTTAGCTCTTTCTGAAATTAAAGTAACAACCTTGCAAAATAACTTGGATAACTTAATCCCAGGACTTGCAGCAGTAGCTCTTACATTCTTATGTATGTGGTTACTTAAGAAAAAAATCAGCCCAATTATCATCATTCTAGGTCTATTCGTAGTTGGTATAGTTGGTCACTTAATCGGGCTTCTGTAA
- a CDS encoding ribonuclease P produces the protein MDSAHSQLEQQLQQIKKAKITAETDVDQTRRKQNEQDWLEEDSNQLTQEKLVLLDFLRSGWQGEEASGFHRYLEEQQHEESQAWRRDLQDKRTDLDTELQENKDRLHTLETKQATLQKEWSK, from the coding sequence ATGGATAGCGCACATAGTCAGCTTGAACAACAACTCCAACAAATTAAAAAAGCGAAAATAACGGCAGAAACGGATGTTGACCAAACGAGAAGAAAACAAAATGAACAAGATTGGCTAGAAGAGGACAGCAACCAATTAACACAAGAAAAACTGGTGTTATTAGACTTTTTACGCAGTGGCTGGCAAGGCGAAGAAGCCAGTGGTTTTCATCGTTATTTAGAAGAGCAACAACACGAAGAATCTCAGGCTTGGAGGCGTGATCTCCAGGATAAAAGAACCGATTTAGACACGGAATTACAAGAAAATAAGGACAGGCTCCACACGTTAGAAACCAAACAAGCCACCTTGCAAAAGGAGTGGAGTAAGTGA